Proteins encoded within one genomic window of Alphaproteobacteria bacterium HT1-32:
- the hscB gene encoding Fe-S protein assembly co-chaperone HscB, with product MADEPSISTKTNACWSCKGPVSDAALFCDTCSAIQPPGQADHFTRFGQPIGFDLDPAALEAAYFDLQRKLHPDRFATRSGREKALSQSQAVAVNEAYETLSDPLRRAAYLLSLNGRTADVDRDSTISDPELLMESMEAREALAEAETVEEVVGLSRETNARIRSCEQELAVAFTAGDLDQAGALTTKLKYLGKLAGETRARRLKLAGRG from the coding sequence ATGGCTGACGAACCTTCCATATCGACAAAGACAAACGCCTGCTGGTCCTGCAAGGGGCCTGTGTCTGATGCGGCTTTGTTTTGTGACACCTGTTCAGCTATTCAGCCTCCGGGGCAGGCCGACCATTTCACCCGCTTCGGACAGCCGATCGGTTTTGATCTTGATCCGGCGGCACTGGAGGCGGCTTATTTTGATCTCCAGCGGAAACTCCATCCTGATCGCTTTGCGACCCGCTCCGGCCGTGAGAAGGCGTTGTCCCAGTCACAGGCGGTTGCCGTGAATGAAGCCTATGAGACGTTGAGCGATCCGCTCCGCCGCGCGGCTTACCTGCTTTCTCTCAATGGCCGGACTGCCGATGTTGATCGTGACAGTACGATCAGTGATCCGGAACTGCTGATGGAATCGATGGAAGCGCGGGAAGCCCTGGCTGAAGCAGAAACCGTTGAGGAAGTGGTTGGCCTGTCCCGTGAGACGAACGCGAGAATCCGCTCCTGTGAGCAGGAACTGGCCGTGGCCTTCACCGCCGGCGATCTGGATCAGGCAGGGGCATTGACCACAAAACTGAAATATCTCGGCAAACTGGCGGGTGAAACACGCGCGCGCCGACTGAAACTGGCTGGAAGAGGCTGA
- the hscA gene encoding Fe-S protein assembly chaperone HscA, whose product MLLQIHEPGQTPLPHEGEQTKAVGIDLGTTNSVVAVIREGEAQPFRDEDGSALVPSVVAYAPDGSAIVGPMAQQLALSHPDRVVSSVKRLMGRGAEDIKAVAGTLPYDIEPSDGGMVKLRIADLTLSPVEISADILRGLKERAEEALGGEVRKAVITVPAYFDDAARTATRDAARLAGLEVLRLVNEPTAAALAYGLDEGAEGLYAIYDLGGGTFDVSLLRMQTGVFQVRSTGGDAALGGDDFDHVIAERLMAERGTKDPSRAEVRTALTTARMIKEALSDQDSGSWYMEAEGVRSEHSLTRDEFEEMISPLVQRTLDTCLSVLEDADVFPEDVKGVVLVGGSTRVPLVRKRVAELFGQEPLADINPDEVVAVGAARQADALTGGSDTLLLDVAPLSLGIETMGGIVEKVIERNTSIPVSMAQEFTTYQDGQSAMMVHVVQGEREMVDQCRSLGKFVLSGIPPMTAGAARIKVTYSVDADGLLTVSAREEMTGVEQTIEVKPSYGLSEDDMATMLRSSMENARDDMEWRLLAEARVEAGRAVDALDAALKVDGDLLEGAEREELIAAGEAVRTAVQGDDRDVINSAVERLDTASLPFAQKRMDRGIGNALKGVAMNDLEHRVGPSDAQ is encoded by the coding sequence ATGCTGCTGCAGATCCATGAACCCGGACAAACCCCGCTGCCCCATGAAGGTGAGCAGACCAAGGCGGTTGGTATTGATCTCGGCACGACGAATTCCGTGGTTGCGGTGATCCGCGAGGGCGAGGCGCAGCCGTTCCGTGACGAAGACGGGTCAGCCCTTGTGCCGTCCGTCGTTGCTTACGCTCCCGATGGCTCGGCCATTGTTGGCCCCATGGCGCAGCAACTGGCTCTCAGCCATCCTGATCGTGTTGTGTCCTCGGTGAAGCGTCTGATGGGCCGGGGGGCGGAAGATATCAAAGCCGTCGCCGGTACGTTGCCCTATGACATTGAGCCGTCTGATGGCGGCATGGTGAAACTGCGCATTGCCGACCTGACCCTGTCACCGGTGGAAATTTCTGCGGATATCCTTCGCGGACTGAAAGAACGTGCTGAGGAAGCACTGGGTGGTGAGGTACGCAAGGCCGTCATAACCGTGCCGGCCTATTTCGATGATGCCGCCCGGACAGCGACCAGAGATGCAGCCCGGCTTGCCGGGCTGGAGGTACTCCGTCTGGTCAATGAACCGACGGCTGCTGCACTGGCCTATGGTCTGGATGAAGGGGCCGAAGGTCTCTACGCGATCTATGATCTGGGTGGTGGCACGTTTGATGTTTCGCTGTTGAGGATGCAGACGGGCGTGTTTCAGGTTCGTTCAACCGGCGGCGATGCCGCACTGGGGGGCGATGATTTCGATCATGTGATTGCTGAACGTCTGATGGCGGAACGGGGCACGAAAGATCCCTCCCGCGCCGAAGTTCGCACAGCCCTGACCACGGCACGGATGATCAAGGAAGCCCTGAGCGATCAGGACAGCGGCTCCTGGTATATGGAGGCGGAGGGCGTTCGCAGTGAACACAGCCTGACCCGTGATGAGTTCGAGGAAATGATCAGCCCGCTGGTGCAGCGCACGCTGGATACCTGCCTGTCCGTCCTCGAAGACGCAGATGTTTTCCCGGAAGATGTGAAAGGCGTCGTGCTGGTTGGCGGCTCGACCCGTGTGCCACTGGTTCGCAAGCGTGTGGCGGAACTGTTCGGTCAGGAACCGCTGGCGGATATCAATCCGGATGAGGTGGTCGCCGTTGGTGCTGCCCGTCAGGCCGATGCGCTGACCGGCGGCTCGGACACGCTGTTGCTGGATGTGGCGCCGCTGTCGCTCGGTATTGAGACGATGGGGGGGATTGTCGAGAAGGTGATCGAGCGTAACACCTCTATCCCGGTGTCGATGGCGCAGGAATTCACCACCTATCAGGACGGTCAGTCCGCCATGATGGTGCATGTGGTTCAGGGTGAGCGGGAGATGGTCGATCAGTGCCGCTCGCTGGGCAAGTTTGTCCTCAGCGGCATTCCGCCGATGACCGCCGGTGCGGCCCGGATCAAGGTAACCTATTCGGTGGATGCGGATGGCCTGCTGACAGTCAGCGCCCGTGAGGAGATGACCGGGGTTGAACAGACCATCGAGGTCAAGCCGTCCTATGGTCTGTCGGAAGATGATATGGCGACCATGCTGCGCAGCAGTATGGAGAACGCCCGGGATGACATGGAATGGCGCCTGCTGGCGGAAGCCCGTGTTGAGGCGGGCCGGGCTGTTGATGCGCTGGATGCGGCGCTGAAGGTCGATGGCGACCTGCTGGAGGGGGCTGAACGGGAAGAACTGATCGCCGCCGGTGAAGCCGTCCGGACTGCCGTTCAGGGCGATGACCGTGATGTCATCAACAGTGCGGTGGAACGACTGGATACAGCCAGCCTGCCGTTTGCCCAGAAA